The following is a genomic window from Palaeococcus ferrophilus DSM 13482.
TATGACACGGAGCTTGAGGGGCTCCTCCAGAAACTGGGCGTCGAGACCGTAATCGTTACCGGCGTCATGACACACCTCTGCTGTGAGACCACCGCCCGGGGGGCCTTTGTGAGGGGCTTCAACGTGGTCTTCCCGGTGGACGGGACGCTGACCCAGAACAGATTCTTCCATGAGGGCACCCTCAGGAACCTCTCGCACGGCTTCGCCGTGACCCCCTTTCTCCAGGAGGTGCTTGAATGGCTCTCGTCGGAATAATCGGGGCGGGGATAGGCGGAATAGCGACTGCCGTCCAGCTCGCCCGCTATGGGATAGAGAGCGTGGTGTTCGAGAAAGAGCGCATCGGCGGCCTGATAAGGAACGCCTACTCCGTCGAGAACACGATGTTCTTCCCCGACGGGATAAAGGGCAAGGAGGTCGTTGAGATACTGGAGGAGTACGTGAGGAAGTACGGCCTGAGGATCATTTACGAGGAGGTCAAGGGGGTCAGGAAGAGGGATGAGCTTTTCGAGGTCGAGACACCCAGGGGGACGTACCGCTTCAAGTACCTTGTCATAGCCACAGGAACCAGGCCGAAAAAGCTTCCCTTTGAAGGAGTGGTTTATCACGTGGCCGAGGTTCCAAGGCGGCACTACGGGAGGGTTCTGATAATAGGCGGCGGCGACGTGGCCTTCGACTACGCCCTGACAATGAGCGAGATGGCCGATGAGGTGATAGTCCTCATGAGGAGCGAGCCGAAGGCGCTCCCCTACCTTCAGGAATTCGTGAAGAGGCGTTCAAACATCAAAACCCTGATGGGACAGGTCTGGGAAATTCGGCCCAAAAACGGGGAGGAAAAGCTTTTAGCCGTGACCAGTGCCGGTAACTTTGAGGTCAACCTTGTGCTCGGGGCCATAGGAAGAACCCCGAACATCGAACTCGTAGAAGGACTGAAGGACGAGAACCTTTTCCTCGTGGGGGACGTTAAGAACGGAATCTACCGCCAGACGGCCCTCGCGATAGCCGATGGAATAAGAACCGCGATGACGATCTGGAGGAGGGAGAAGTATGGAGATACTGAGTGAGGTTGGAGACCCCAGAGTGGCGGTCGTTTACATCGGAAAGACCTCTAAGGGCAACATCGTGGAGTTCGTCGAATCAATCCCGACCTACGACCCGGCGGAGAAGTGGGTGCTCATAGTCTCATCCCTCAACGGCTGCCCCGTTGGGTGCAAGATGTGCGACGCTGGCTTCTTCTACAAGGGGAGGCTCGATCTGGACGAGCTGATGGAGCAGATAGAGTACCCGATAGCCAAGCGCTGGGGAGGGAAGCCGAAGACAAGGAAGTTCAAGGTGCAGTTCGCCAGGATGGGCGAGCCGAGCTTCAACATGGCCGTGTTAGAGGCTATGCGCCTCCTCGGCGAGCGCTACGAGAACTTCCACCCATCGCTCTCGACGATAGCCCCGATAGGGACGGAGGGGTTCTTTGAGAGACTCCTCGAGCTGAAGAAGGAGCTCTTTAGGAATAACTTCCAGCTCCAGTTCTCGATACACTCGACGAACCCGGAGCAGAGGGACGAGATAATCCCGGTCAGGAAGTGGGACTTCGAGAGGATAGCCGAGTACGGAATGGCCTTCTACGACGAGGGCGGCAAGAAGATAACCCTGAACTTCGCCCTCGCGAGGGAGAATGAGGCGGACGCTTCCGTGATAGCGGAGCACTTCCCGAGGGAGTACTTCCTCATCAAGATAACGCCGCTCAACCCGACGGTCAGCACCCTCAAAAACAGGCTCACGAACGACGTTGACCTCGAGACGGGGCTGCCGAGGAGACACAGAAGGTTCGTTGATGAGCTTAGGAGGCTCGGCTACGACGTCATAATCTCAGTCGGGGACACGAGGGAGAACCTCATCGGCTCGAACTGCGGCCAGTACATCCTGAGGTTTTTGAAGGAGAGGCCCGAGCTAAGAGAAGCTTACACGTTCGCGAGGGGCTTTGAGTTCAGGGTGAGCTGAGGGGGGTGCCCCCTTTCGATTTATCGCCCTAGTCTGGACCCGAGTCCCTAAACGCCCCCAGGACCCTCTCGAAAATCTCCCTTTCCTTTCCGCGCTTCTTCCTCGCGAGCCTCTCCACGATGAGCTCCGGGGTGCTCCTTCCGAGCCTCCCGAACTTCGGCTGCCTGTCAACTATGAGGTTGAGCTTTTCATCCAGTCCCTTCGCCTCTACACCATCAACCCTCGCGAAGGGGAGCTCCTTCTTGAGGTCTTCGCCCAGATGGGACACTATGACGACGTAGAAGCCCTTCTCGTGGGCTACTTTAAGCAGCTCGCCGATTATCTTGACGGCGGCACCGGGTTCCGTTATCGCCTCGAACTCGTCTATGAGTATGAGTTTTCTCCCCTCGCCCTTGAGGGCACGAACGAACGAGCGTAGGGCAGTTTCAAACGCCCCCGCCCCGTAGGCACTCCTCTTTCTCCTGAAGAAGAAAATCTCATCCAGGGGCTCCACCACCGCTTTCTCCGCCGGCACGGGAAGCCCCATGTGCGCGAGCACACTCACCTGCGTTATCAGCTCGAGCAGGGACGTCTTTCCACCGCTGTTCGCCCCCGTGAGTATGACAACCCTCTCGCCGGCGGTGCCCTCAAGCTCAAGGGCCCTCCCAACGGTATAGCTAACCGGCTGGGGGTTCCCTATGAAGAGGTGCCTTCCGTTAACGAACCCCACACCCTCGCCGAACTCGGGAAAAACAAACCCCTCCGTGAAGCGTCTGACCGCAAGGAGGAAGTCAAGCTCGTGAACCCTCGAGAGCTCCTTTCTGAGGGCGGGTATGTAGTTCCTGACCCTCTCAAGGATTTCCCTGCTCCTCATGTAGAGCTCAACCTTGAGCTGCCTCTCAAGCTCAGCCCTAAGCGCCTCCACCCTTTCGGGGGGGACGGCAAGGGGGTATATCTCCTCCCGGGAGAAGAGCTCCACGCTCAATCCAAGCCTCTCGCTCAGCTCGTCCTCGGCCCTGTTTATCAGGTTCAATATCTCGTCCTCCATCCTGCCGAAGTGGGAGAAGATGGCCTCGTAGTTGCCCTCCTTGAGCTCGTTTAGGAACTCGAGCAGCTCCTTCCCGCTGAGCGTGAGGGAAAACCTCTCAAGCTTCTCCGAAATTTTCTCGTTGAGCTCGCGCTCCTTCTCCGCTACAAGTTCCTCAAGTCCGTCCAGAGCCGCTCTCTTCTCCATGACCTCCCTCAGGGGCTCCAGCTCGCGGAGGATTCTAACGGCAACGCTCTCCCTCCCCGTGAGCTTCCCTATGATAGCCAAAGCCCTTAGGGTTTCCCTGTTCTCCCAGAGGGGCATTATGTAGAGCTCCGGGGCAACCTCGGCGGGGCTGAGCTCAACATCGAAGCCGTAGCCGACGGTGCTCAGCACGAGGGGATAGCCCTCCACCTCCTCAGGATTCGTTGAAACGTCGCAGAGAGCCAGCTTTTCAGCGGCCTCAAGCTCTTCCCCGTCAACGAGAAGAACCCTGTCGTGGAGGTAGTCCCTGCGGAAGCGGATCGGCCTGACCCTGGAGAGGTACTCCCCTATCTCCGGGCTTATCGTGGGGAGGTGCTCCCTGAGGTAGTTCCGCCTGCGGAGGAGCTCGCCAACATCGCCGGTTGGCTCGAATTTGTCCAGGAGGGGGGAGCTTCCTTCCAGCACTAACCTCTTCCTTATCTCCTCACGGATCGCACGGTATACCTCCCTTGCCTCGGGGTTGAGTTTGAGCGTCATCAAAGCTGAAACGGTGGTGGAGCTAAAAAACTTAGCGGAGGACAAGGTTTAAATGCCCTTCACTCATTACGTTAACGGGTGTTAAAATGCTGGTGGAGAGGCTTGTGAAACCGAGGTACCACTTCGTGCATATAAAGGCAGAGTTCGGGGAGGAATTCGTAGAGGGGCTCAGGAAAAGAAGCCTCGGCATGTTCAAGCTCGGCGAGACCACAACGGAGCTCGAGGTGGATGGGTTCCTCGCCTCCCCCGTGGGGAGCTGGCTTTACCTTGTGGAGGTTCCCTCGGGGAGGTTCCTCTTCTGGAGTGAGGGCCCCTTCTCAAACGGGGGAGATGTGTATCTCGTGCGGGACGAGGGCGCGCTCAAACGCCTTGTCATGGGGAGGGTTTCCAGGCTCAGGAGGGCGGTTATGGAGATACCCGTGCTCCTGATTCTCGCGGGGATATACTACATCATTCATGAGGAAGGAGGCCTCTGGGTACCCCTGTCCCTGCTCATGACCCTCGGACTGTGGAATGAGCTCGAAAAAATCACGAACTACGCGGTGCTCGGCTACCTCAGGAAGGGGGCTCTTTAACCTTCTCCACCACGTGGATGCCCTCTATCCTCGTCACAGGGTACTGACCCCTCTCGTCCTTCTCCACCGCCTTGACCATGTCCCATATCGTCAGCAGGGCGACGCTTACGCCGGTTAGGGCCTCCATCTCGACGCCCGTCTTGTACGTGGCGCGGACCTCGCAGGTGGCCTCGATGTAGTCATCGCCAAACTCGAAGGAGATATCCACGCCGGTTAGCGGTATAGGGTGGCACAGGGGGATGAGTTCAGGCGTCCTCTTCACCGCGAGGATTCCGGCTATCTGTGCGGCCGCTATCACGTTACCCTTCTTCGTCTTTCCCGCTTTGATCAGCTCAATAGTCTCTGGCTTCAGCTTTATCCTGCCCTTTGCGACCGCCTTCCTAAAAACTTCTCCCTTGTGGCCGACCTCGACCATCTTAACGCCCTTCTCGTCAACGTGGGTTAGTTCCCTTCCCATCTCATCCACCACCATGTGTACGCCACCGGAGTATTTAAGGTTTTGAGCTCCCATGAATTTTACTTCCGATTAGTAATGTTTATAAAGCCATTATGTTGAATTCAGAAGGGTGGAAAAGATGGGAGCCGTTGGGAACATTGCATTGAAGGAGGTCTACGTTCAGCTCAGGACGAAGCGTTTCTACGTCATCCTGGCAATCTTCATCATCCTCTCCGTGGCCATGGTGCTCGTCATGAGGAAGGTGCTCCTCAGCATCCCGGAGATGGAAGAACTCTACAGGGGCGCGAGCCCCTTCAAGGTCATGCTAACGAGCTCATTCTCAAACGTCCTTCAGCTCCTCCTCCCCTTCCTCGGCGGGGCCATGGGTTACGACATAATAAACCGCGAACTCGAGGAGGGAACCATAAGGAGCCTCCTGAGCAAGCCTGTTTACAGGGACGAGGTGGTGAACGGGAAGTTCCTGGGCTCGGCGGTAACTCTCTTCCTCGGCGTGACCATGTTCTACGTACTCACCATAGCCCTCGCACTGCTCCTCGGCGTGCCCGTTGGAGGGGATGACGCATTGGTGTTCCTCACTACAATGCCGTTCTCCCTCGTTTACACGCTCATATTCCTCGCCATTGGCATGCTCGTGTCAGCCCTCGTCAGAAAACCCACAAACGCTCTCATATTAGTCATCGTGCTGATAATCTTCCTCCAGCTGGTGTACCCGATGGTGACGAGCCTCGTGGCCTTCGCCATCTACCATGACGAGTTCATGGCATACGCAGAGAACCCAGGGAGCGCCGCGATACCGGAGGACTACTACAAAACGGTGATGAGGATGAACTACATCGTCCCCTCAACCCACTACGGGGCCGTCGTGGGTGCCCTCCTCGGGGTGAAGATGGACTATACGAGTTTAAACTTCATGGAGGAGGGCATATTCGAGGAGCGTTCCATAACAGAAAGCTTAAGCCTTGTATGGCAGAATATTGTCACTATGGTCGTGATGCTGCTCCTCCCGTTCGCGGTCACGTACCTCCGCTTCATGAGGATGGATTTGAGGTGATGGCATGTACGCGATAGAGATTGAAAACCTCACGAAATCCTACGGGGACTTCAAGGCCGTTGACGGCTTAAGCCTGAAAGTTGAAGATGGGATAACCTTCGGGTTCCTAGGGCCCAACGGAGCCGGAAAGACCACCACGATACTCAGCATGATCGGTCTCATAATCCCGGACTCCGGCGAGATAAGGATACTCGGAAGGGACGTCTTCAAGGAGCCCGTGGAGGTTAAGAAGCGCATAGGCTACCTACCGGAGAACGCCACCATCTACGAGGAGCTTACCGCGTGGAAGAACCTCGACTTCTTCGCCAACTTCTTCAACTTCAGCAGGGCGGAGAAGGAGAAGCGCATAGAGGAACTCCTGAAGCTGGTTGGCCTCTGGGACGTCCGCTACAGAAAGGTCAAAACGTTCTCAAAGGGTATGAAGCAGCGTCTCCTCCTGGCCCAGACGCTTATAAACGACCCCGAGGTTTTAATCCTCGACGAGCCCACCAGCGGTCTCGACCCGGAGGGCGCGTTCCTCGTTAAGAACATCGTCAGGGAGGAGAGGAAGAAAGGGAAGACGGTCTTCTTCTCAAGCCACATCCTGAGTGAGGTTGAAGAGCTCAGCGATAGGGTCGGAATCCTCGTGGGAGGGAAGCTCCGCGCCCTTGGCTCCCTTGAGGACATCAAGAGGCAGTTTATGGAGCTTGAAGGGTACGAGATAACCGTGGAGGCGAAAGGGCCAATACCAGAGCTCGACCTTGAGGATGTCACGAGGATGGAGAGGGTCGCCGACAACAAGGTTATTATATTTGCAAAGGATGATATTAGAGACCAGGTTTCGGAGCGGCTCTCAAAGATGGGCGTGCTCATAACACGCCTCGATGTGGAGGAGCCGAGCCTTGAGGACGTGTTCCTCAGGACCGTCTACAAAAGGGAGTGAGGTGATAAAATGAAGAGGCTTGCCCCAATAATAGGACTCATGCTTCTGCTCTCCATCGTGCCCACAGGTTCCGGAGACGTCTGGGTTGAGGTGTTCTCAGGCAAGGTGAAGGTGGGGGAGACGCTGACGGTGGGGGATTACACCGTTAAGCTCCTCTTAGACCAGAGCTACCTGCCCTACATCATGGTGAAGGAAAACGGAACGATACGGGCCCTGCAGAGGGCGAAGTTCGGGACGGAGGTTGAGGTCGGGAAGATGAAGGCCCTCCTTGGAAACGTTGACTCCTCCGAGGCCTTCATCGTGCTCTACTGGAAGCCATCGCTGGTAAGGGAGATAACCCCCGAGGTCGGGAAGAGCGAGTCCCTCGATGGCTACACAATCAACTTCCTCAACGTGAGCGAGGAAAGCGTGGAGCTTGAGGTGAGGGACGTAACCGCCCACAGGTTCACGATTGAGAACGGAAGCGACGTTGAGTTCGGGCCCCTCGCCCTCGCCTACTCCAGCGGCCTTCTCAAGGTTTATGAAGCCAGGGTGGAGGTGAAGCGCGAGGAGAGCAGGGATTACGATGTTTTCTACAAGTTCAACGTGGTCTCCGCCAAGGAGGGAACCACTGTATCAATCCCCGTAACCGTGACCAACAACGCCGATGATAGGCTCACACTCCTCCTCGAAGTGGTGGCCAAGCCAGCTGGTTGGGACGTCACCTTCAAGGACGCACAGACCGGCTACGAGGTGAGCAGGATAACCCTTCTCCCAAAGGAGCAGGCCGTTCTAAAGCTCGACGTCGAGATACCACGCGGTGAGAGCGGCGAGAAGGTCGTGAGGTTCTCCGTGGGGGACGAGACGGGCGAGGTGAAGATAAACGTCGAAAAAGGGGATGACCTCGAGGTCAGCGTGAGCGTTCTCTCAGTGGAGAGCGAGGCGGGAGAAAAGGTGATCTTCCCGATAGGGCTCACGAACTACGGCGACGATAGGGTGATCACCCTCTCAGTTCTGAACAAGCCCTCCGACTGGGACGTCCACTTCGAGTACGAGGGGCAGAGGGTACGCTCCTTCGTCCTTCCGATGACGCCCGTGCAGAAAACCCTTACCCTCGTGGTTGCCTCACCCAGGAACGCCTCAATCGGTGAGTACCCGATAGACGTGGCCATAAACAACGGAACCTACGGATTTTCGGTGTTCGTGTACAAGACCCACGCCGGGGAGAAGGCGAAGCTCACCCTCCTCATCGCCGATGAGGACGGGAACCCGGTTCCAAGGGCCACCGTGCGCATCGGCGATGAGGTGCACACCGCGGACAGCAGCGGAACGGTGAAGCTCGAGCTGGATGGCGGAACGTACACCGTGAGGGTGGAGAAGGAGGGATACGAGGAACTCACCGAGGAACTCACCCTCGAGGACGGGGAGAACGTCGAGAAGACCCTCACCCTCCAGAGGAAGGCCTACTACTTCACGGTCGAGCTTGAGAGCGACCACCTCTACACGGGCTTCGATTACCAGAGTCTCTACGGGGTTACTATAGTGAACAGGGGCAAGAACGACGACGAGTACTCCCTCGAGCTAAGGGGCCTCCCCCCGAGCTGGGCGGTGGATTTCATGAAGGACGTGCAGGGCAACATAGCAGTGAACAGCGTTAAAGTAGCCTCCGGGGAGTCCAAGACGGTGTACC
Proteins encoded in this region:
- a CDS encoding NAD(P)/FAD-dependent oxidoreductase, with product MALVGIIGAGIGGIATAVQLARYGIESVVFEKERIGGLIRNAYSVENTMFFPDGIKGKEVVEILEEYVRKYGLRIIYEEVKGVRKRDELFEVETPRGTYRFKYLVIATGTRPKKLPFEGVVYHVAEVPRRHYGRVLIIGGGDVAFDYALTMSEMADEVIVLMRSEPKALPYLQEFVKRRSNIKTLMGQVWEIRPKNGEEKLLAVTSAGNFEVNLVLGAIGRTPNIELVEGLKDENLFLVGDVKNGIYRQTALAIADGIRTAMTIWRREKYGDTE
- a CDS encoding radical SAM protein → MEILSEVGDPRVAVVYIGKTSKGNIVEFVESIPTYDPAEKWVLIVSSLNGCPVGCKMCDAGFFYKGRLDLDELMEQIEYPIAKRWGGKPKTRKFKVQFARMGEPSFNMAVLEAMRLLGERYENFHPSLSTIAPIGTEGFFERLLELKKELFRNNFQLQFSIHSTNPEQRDEIIPVRKWDFERIAEYGMAFYDEGGKKITLNFALARENEADASVIAEHFPREYFLIKITPLNPTVSTLKNRLTNDVDLETGLPRRHRRFVDELRRLGYDVIISVGDTRENLIGSNCGQYILRFLKERPELREAYTFARGFEFRVS
- a CDS encoding DNA mismatch repair protein, which gives rise to MTLKLNPEAREVYRAIREEIRKRLVLEGSSPLLDKFEPTGDVGELLRRRNYLREHLPTISPEIGEYLSRVRPIRFRRDYLHDRVLLVDGEELEAAEKLALCDVSTNPEEVEGYPLVLSTVGYGFDVELSPAEVAPELYIMPLWENRETLRALAIIGKLTGRESVAVRILRELEPLREVMEKRAALDGLEELVAEKERELNEKISEKLERFSLTLSGKELLEFLNELKEGNYEAIFSHFGRMEDEILNLINRAEDELSERLGLSVELFSREEIYPLAVPPERVEALRAELERQLKVELYMRSREILERVRNYIPALRKELSRVHELDFLLAVRRFTEGFVFPEFGEGVGFVNGRHLFIGNPQPVSYTVGRALELEGTAGERVVILTGANSGGKTSLLELITQVSVLAHMGLPVPAEKAVVEPLDEIFFFRRKRSAYGAGAFETALRSFVRALKGEGRKLILIDEFEAITEPGAAVKIIGELLKVAHEKGFYVVIVSHLGEDLKKELPFARVDGVEAKGLDEKLNLIVDRQPKFGRLGRSTPELIVERLARKKRGKEREIFERVLGAFRDSGPD
- the moaC gene encoding cyclic pyranopterin monophosphate synthase MoaC; amino-acid sequence: MGRELTHVDEKGVKMVEVGHKGEVFRKAVAKGRIKLKPETIELIKAGKTKKGNVIAAAQIAGILAVKRTPELIPLCHPIPLTGVDISFEFGDDYIEATCEVRATYKTGVEMEALTGVSVALLTIWDMVKAVEKDERGQYPVTRIEGIHVVEKVKEPPS
- a CDS encoding ABC transporter permease — its product is MGAVGNIALKEVYVQLRTKRFYVILAIFIILSVAMVLVMRKVLLSIPEMEELYRGASPFKVMLTSSFSNVLQLLLPFLGGAMGYDIINRELEEGTIRSLLSKPVYRDEVVNGKFLGSAVTLFLGVTMFYVLTIALALLLGVPVGGDDALVFLTTMPFSLVYTLIFLAIGMLVSALVRKPTNALILVIVLIIFLQLVYPMVTSLVAFAIYHDEFMAYAENPGSAAIPEDYYKTVMRMNYIVPSTHYGAVVGALLGVKMDYTSLNFMEEGIFEERSITESLSLVWQNIVTMVVMLLLPFAVTYLRFMRMDLR
- a CDS encoding ABC transporter ATP-binding protein, which encodes MYAIEIENLTKSYGDFKAVDGLSLKVEDGITFGFLGPNGAGKTTTILSMIGLIIPDSGEIRILGRDVFKEPVEVKKRIGYLPENATIYEELTAWKNLDFFANFFNFSRAEKEKRIEELLKLVGLWDVRYRKVKTFSKGMKQRLLLAQTLINDPEVLILDEPTSGLDPEGAFLVKNIVREERKKGKTVFFSSHILSEVEELSDRVGILVGGKLRALGSLEDIKRQFMELEGYEITVEAKGPIPELDLEDVTRMERVADNKVIIFAKDDIRDQVSERLSKMGVLITRLDVEEPSLEDVFLRTVYKRE
- a CDS encoding NEW3 domain-containing protein encodes the protein MKRLAPIIGLMLLLSIVPTGSGDVWVEVFSGKVKVGETLTVGDYTVKLLLDQSYLPYIMVKENGTIRALQRAKFGTEVEVGKMKALLGNVDSSEAFIVLYWKPSLVREITPEVGKSESLDGYTINFLNVSEESVELEVRDVTAHRFTIENGSDVEFGPLALAYSSGLLKVYEARVEVKREESRDYDVFYKFNVVSAKEGTTVSIPVTVTNNADDRLTLLLEVVAKPAGWDVTFKDAQTGYEVSRITLLPKEQAVLKLDVEIPRGESGEKVVRFSVGDETGEVKINVEKGDDLEVSVSVLSVESEAGEKVIFPIGLTNYGDDRVITLSVLNKPSDWDVHFEYEGQRVRSFVLPMTPVQKTLTLVVASPRNASIGEYPIDVAINNGTYGFSVFVYKTHAGEKAKLTLLIADEDGNPVPRATVRIGDEVHTADSSGTVKLELDGGTYTVRVEKEGYEELTEELTLEDGENVEKTLTLQRKAYYFTVELESDHLYTGFDYQSLYGVTIVNRGKNDDEYSLELRGLPPSWAVDFMKDVQGNIAVNSVKVASGESKTVYLKVVPAYDAEVGVYNATLVVRSSAGESFEEPIEVEITGSYQMSLDLSNYLVSVKAGESKSIPITVRNDGDAPLTNVRIEVQTPEGWEAQVMPEGVAKIERYDAERFTLTLTVPSTVPAGEYRITLKGKADKTETQTELSVKVRQSSSSAYVGLLILVVAFGGLILMMRRIGRR